A genome region from Halictus rubicundus isolate RS-2024b unplaced genomic scaffold, iyHalRubi1_principal scaffold0618, whole genome shotgun sequence includes the following:
- the LOC143364516 gene encoding uncharacterized protein LOC143364516: protein MEVFLTPDAPRKMEKMGKNVKSGPFVYLGEKLAEKRDRTSGNETDTDSIDSRSCEGLRITRSKRKKVVEKREIVSMEPIVHISDSGAEEETYRKGEEGDVFEEIKELEHLLRKTRNSTREVRGYTIENSELLRANIVNHAAQADRQLEAALTRVISIGLRVENQKLKKALQIREQGTQSSPCLENRGKMGEGNMDRKHREYRQQRKSRTKQWETDGREDETEGEEGQRGVDRTETEKEGTSMEGNKEVNEKGESNWVVVNRNKNRGGKSVRSSKGNEEEGDKAGNKIEGIQTVRKSRGGDLIIEMEKGREGVNLEKAVKEVLGEEHKIKRVAPKIFYEVRDIDPTLEREEVRNEIAKALQIENSEIEVKTVRFGYGGTKTAIITVPTGMLEKIGEENKVRVGYTACKMRRTQNLVRCFKCHDFGHLSYNCKLEIQGKELCRRCGKVGHQINGCEAIKSCILCIRAGIPAINLNHCRLAHYLLMQTAIDLNANVVLIAEPLFNPGNWIYSKKGTAAIWTCDLKGKKRLEDGDVIDEDFVAIKINKETYISIYLSPNMSTDEYAYRLSILSEFISKERRKGRSICVGGDFNAKSPSWGSKEQNDKGSILLDRFLEWGLTPIKPEGGHTYERGQVKSNLDFIAVTRDLTRDRETVTNIIDVEWRVTKAGLEKSIEIADEIWREKRLITQEKYREEEEKKFLGALPEICERAFEKIKTGEGKKKKANIWWNDEIREQRSKTNNLRRKKSKRVLQRLIAKEKERKWKELCETINKDPWGKPYKTVIRQVKPDTPPANISTEMAKEVLKELFPSDGGKEAANEREENTRNREGERGEMREMNQEVREEREREREEIPRITMEEILRAVKNLKPNKAAGLDGMIPEIIKKLAERRPDRFQALFNGIFERGRIPGEWKKARTILLRKPGKNPDEPSAYRPICVIDAIAKMMEYITRDRLEKEMGRESFDKNQYGFVKGRSTVHAMTKVVEDAWTATDKQRFGVMIALDVRNAFNTLRWDTIIEQMKMRGFSDYLTRLMQDYFNERTICYKNSDETIWREMKMGVPQGSVLGPFMWNLVYDDLLKRENPEMTSKYAFADDIIITIQASTINGLRKRIERVVEDTRKWMKTKGLSLAEQKTEIMLMNQKKIEGGLEIRIGGTKIKPSPFLKYLGVTFDEKKNFKKHIEDATNKAIKTMTVLSSLMTNGKRTSQAVRRLFYMTLEAIVLYGAPVWAEGALANRNKNTLRKTQKLGLGRVVSAYRTVPQETLCVLAGITPWHLKIQERKQLFQIENQILKEENIDNIKTLCREGRNLGTIHEILEGLRLELEEEEGEESLKKSVKIWIRRRMKDITDILWQREWEREVVGRWTYRLIPNIVKWRKRKYGQLSFYVTQVLTGHGVFNTYRERIGKSETGECWYHQNCPDTPEHTIIDCEERDRLTIEKLMEESVKKGENWIAFEGFCRRVMKRKEEEERRREKMAGETPTLRDIQADLESGDTERRRDL, encoded by the exons ATGGAGGTATTCTTAACTCCGGACGCCcccagaaaaatggagaaaatgggGAAAAACGTAAAAAGCGGACCGTTCGTGTACTTAGGGGAGAAATTGGCGGAAAAAAGGGACAGGACTAGCGGAAACGAAACAGATACGGACTCGATAGACTCGAGATCGTGTGAAGGACTAAGAATAACAAGAAGTAAAAGGAAAAAGGTGGTAGAAAAACGGGAAATAGTAAGCATGGAACCGATAGTTCATATAAGCGATTCGGGTGCTGAGGAGGAAACATACAGAAAAGGAGAGGAGGGAGATGTGTTCGAGGAGATCAAGGAACTGGAACACCTCCTGAGGAAAACTAGGAACTCCACGAGAGAGGTAaggggatacacgatagaaaaTAGTGAACTTCTCAGGGCAAACATTGTGAATCATGCTGCACAAGCGGATAGACAACTAGAGGCAGCTTTGACGAGAGTCATAAGTATTGGATTAAGGGTGGAAAATCAAAAGCTAAAAAAGGCACTACAGATAAGGGAGCAGGGGACGCAAAGTTCCCCTTGTCTCGAGAATAGGGGAAAGATGGGGGAAGGAAATATGGACAGAAAGCATAGGGAATATAGGCAACAAAGGAAGAGCAGAACGAAACAGTGGGAAACAGACGGGAGGGAGGATGAAACAGAAGGAGAAGAGGGACAAAGGggggtagataggacagagacgGAAAAAGAGGGGACGAGTATGGAAGGAAATAAGGAAGTTAATGAAAAAGGGGAGAGCAACTGGGTGGTGGTGAACAGAAACAAGAATAGAGGGGGAAAATCAGTTAGGAGCagcaagggaaatgaggaagagggg GATAAGGCGGGAAACAAGATAGAGGGGATACAAACTGTGAGGAAATCAAGGGGAGGGGACCTTATAATAGAGATGGAGAAGGGACGCGAGGGGGTAAATCTGGAGAAAGCGGTAAAGGAGGTCCTAGGGGAAGAACACAAAATTAAAAGAGTGgcaccaaaaattttttacgaggtAAGGGACATTGACCCGACATTGGAACGGGAAGAGGTAAGGAACGAAATTGCCAAGGcgctacaaattgaaaatagcgaAATAGAGGTAAAAACAGTCCGttttggatacggaggaacgAAAACTGCGATAATAACAGTTCCAACGGGGATGTTAGAGAAAATAGGCGAAGAAAATAAAGTGAGGGTAGGGTACACGGCATGTAAAATGAGGAGAACGCAGAACCTCGTGAGATGCTTTAAATGCCACGACTTCGGGCATCTATCATATAACTGCAAGTTGGAAATACAGGGGAAAGAACTCTGCAGAAGATGTGGCAAAGTAGGACACCAAATCAACGGATGTGAGGCGATTAAAAGCTGCATCCTTTGCATTAGAGCTGGCATTCCTGCG ATAAATTTAAACCATTGCCGACTTGCGCATTACTTGCTAATGCAAACAGCAATTGACCTAAATGCGAATGTAGTATTAATAGCGGAGCCACTTTTTAATCCGGGAAACTGGATCTATTCGAAAAAGGGGACCGCCGCTATATGGACCTGCGACTTGAAGGGAAAGAAAAGACTAGAGGACGGAGACGTGATAGATGAAGATttcgtagcaataaaaattaataaagaaacttatataagtatatatttatCTCCAAACATGTCAACTGACGAATATGCTTACAGGCTTAGTATATTATCAGAATTCATCAgcaaggaaagaagaaaggggaggaGCATCTGCGTTGGAGGAGATTTCAACGCAAAATCACCGAGCTGGGGGTCCAAGGAGCAAAATGACAAAGGGAGTATCCTGCTGGACAGATTTCTCGAGTGGGGCCTGACACCGATCAAACCGGAGGGGGGTCATACTTACGAAAGGGGACAAGTAAAGTCAAATCTTGACTTCATTGCAGTGACGAGGGACCTGACAAGGGACAGGGAAACCGTAACAAATATAATAGACGTGGA ATGGAGGGTGACGAAAGCCGGCTTAGAAAAAAGCATAGAAATAGCAGACGAAAtttggagagagaaaagactgaTAACTCAAGAAAAGTatcgagaagaggaagaaaaaaaattcctaggTGCGCTCCCCGAAATATGTGAGAGagctttcgaaaaaataaaaacgggagaaggaaaaaagaaaaaggcaaatATATGGTGGAACGATGAAATAAGAGAACAAAGGAGCAAAACAAACAATCTAAGAAGAAAA AAAAGTAAAAGAGTACTTCAAAGACTCATAGCgaaggaaaaagagagaaaatggaaGGAACTTTGCGAGACAATAAATAAAGACCCATGGGGAAAACCCTACAAAACGGTGATTAGGCAAGTCAAACCCGACACACCCCCGGCAAATATATCAACGGAAATGGCTAAGGAagtattaaaggaactgttcccCTCAGACGGGGGAAAGGAGGCGGCaaacgaaagagaagaaaatacgaggaatagagaaggggaaaggggtgAAATGAGAGAGATGAACCAAGAGgtaagggaagagagagagagagaaagagaagaaatacccAGGATAACGATGGAAGAAATTCTTAGAGCAGTTAAGAATCTAAAACCAAATAAGGCGGCGGGATTGGACGGGATGATTCcggagataataaaaaaattagcggAGAGGAGACCGGATAGATTCCAGGCTCTGTTCAATGGAATTTTCGAAAGGGGGAGAATACCGGGAGAATGGAAGAAGGCCAGGACGATCCTCCTCAGAAAGCCGGGGAAAAATCCGGATGAACCCTCGGCGTACCGACCAATATGTGTAATAGACGCGATAGCGAAAATGATGGAATACATCACAAGAGATAGATTGGAGAAGGAAATGGGGAGGGAAtcgtttgacaaaaaccaatacggaTTTGTGAAAGGAAGGTCAACGGTCCACGCCATGACCAAGGTAGTAGAAGACGCATGGACAGCAACCGATAAACAGAGATTCGGGGTTATGATAGCTCTGGACGTCAGGAATGCTTTTAACACCCtaagatgggatacgataatagagcaAATGAAAATGAGAGGTTTTAGTGACTATCTGACGAGGCTAATGCAGGATTATTTTAACGAAAGGACAATATGCTACAAAAATTCGGACGAAACAATTtggagagaaatgaaaatgggggttccacaggggtcggtattGGGACCGTTTATGTGGAACTTGGTGTATGACGATCTCCTGAAAAGAGAAAACCCGGAAATGACCAGCAAATATGCTTTTGCGGATGACATAATTATTACGATACAAGCATCAACGATTAATGGATTAAGGAAGAGGATTGAGAGAGTCGTAGAAGATACGAGGAAATGGATGAAGACAAAAGGACTATCCCTTGCGGAACAAAAAACGGAGATTATGCTGATGaatcaaaaaaaaatagagggggGGCTAGAAATCCGAATAGGTGGGACGAAAATAAAGCCGAGtccgtttttaaaatatttaggagTAACTTTTGACGAAAAGAAGAACTTTAAGAAACACATAGAGGACGCCACAAATAAGGCCATAAAGACGATGACTGTATTAAGCAGTCTAATGACAAATGGTAAAAGGACTAGCCAGGCTGTTAGAAGGCTATTCTATATGACGCTCGAAGCGATAGTTTTATATGGAGCCCCAGTATGGGCGGAAGGGGCCTTAGCAAACCGCAATAAAAACACATTAAGGAaaactcaaaaattgggccTGGGAAGGGTGGTGTCGGCATATAGGACTGTACCACAGGAAACGCTGTGTGTACTAGCAGGCATAACACCCTGGCATTTAAAAATCCAGGAAAGGAAACAGCTATTCCAGATTGAAAACCAAATATTAAAAGAGGAGAACATAGACAATATAAAAACCCTATGCAGAGAGGGGAGAAACCTAGGGACCATACACGAGATTCTGGAGGGCCTAAGATTGGAattagaggaggaagagggtgaGGAAAGCCttaaaaaatccgtaaaaatttggataaggaGGAGGATGAAGGACATAACCGACATCTTATGGCAGAGGGAGTGGGAAAGGGAGGTGGTGGGCAGGTGGACGTACCGCCTAATCCCTAATATAGTTAAATGGAGAAAAAGGAAATACGGGCAATTGAGTTTTTACGTAACACAAGTACTAACCGGACATGGGGTTTTTAACACTTATAGGGAAAGAATAGGGAAATCGGAAACAGGGgagtgctggtaccaccagaatTGTCCGGATACCCCGGAGCATACTATAATAGATTGCGagga gagaGATAGACTGACGATCGAAAAACTGATGGAAGAGAGCGTTAAAAAAGGAGAGAACTGGATAGCTTTTGAAGGATTTTGCAGAAGGGTAATgaaaaggaaggaggaggaagagagaaggagggagaagATGGCGGGAGAAACTCCCACTTTAAGAGATATCCAGGCGGACCTAGAGTCAGGAGATACGGAAAGAAGAAGGGAtctataa